In one window of Hymenobacter nivis DNA:
- a CDS encoding MutS-related protein, with amino-acid sequence MWTSTRKRLRRLEAAWHQPAARSPYFPVVARYYDQVQHEPAYHRLPDQTWEDLNGELLFKLLDATVSRVGQQCLYHRLRSPLADEAALHEFDAAATLLAQQPAARGQALLALDQLTAHEAYYLADLLTGQPLPTLRGARFAPVLALGLLATLLGGFWLPVLWLGTMAFALTNAVFHFWQRARIRYNVRPLLQIGRLHRAGRALHRAALPLRPLQQLAAPLARLGAIVQQVAFFQAEAELNGEAAGPAWLVLELLKMLLLLDVLVYARCQIAVQQHAPAIRTIFEAVGYVDCALAVASFRQRHATCVPHFGPAAEGIQLQAAYHPLVPGCVPNDLTLAGQGVLLTGSNMAGKTTFMRTLGVNALLAQTVATCPATAYRAPFCRVLTSLSLADSLPTGKSYYLVEAETMRQLLLACDAAPGSYLLLLDELFKGTNTQERIAANKAVLAYLQPRGWVVAATHDGELGALLQSCFVEYHFCETVTEEDWYFDFRLKAGPLTTRNAIRLLARLHYPAQVVADAQALSATLATRAQLGSTQLTTSGELDSVADSTR; translated from the coding sequence ATGTGGACTTCTACCCGCAAGCGCTTACGCCGCTTGGAGGCGGCCTGGCACCAGCCGGCTGCGCGCTCCCCCTACTTCCCCGTGGTGGCCCGCTACTACGACCAGGTGCAGCACGAGCCCGCGTACCACCGCCTGCCCGACCAAACCTGGGAGGACCTGAACGGCGAATTGCTCTTTAAGCTGCTCGATGCCACGGTGAGCCGGGTCGGCCAGCAGTGCCTGTACCACCGCCTGCGCAGCCCGCTCGCCGACGAGGCCGCCCTGCACGAGTTTGATGCCGCCGCGACCCTACTGGCGCAGCAACCCGCGGCCCGCGGGCAAGCCTTGCTCGCCCTCGACCAGCTGACGGCCCACGAGGCGTACTACCTGGCCGATTTGCTTACTGGGCAGCCCCTGCCCACGTTGCGCGGCGCGCGCTTTGCGCCGGTGCTCGCGCTGGGGCTGTTGGCCACGTTGCTCGGGGGCTTTTGGCTGCCCGTGCTCTGGTTGGGTACGATGGCGTTTGCCCTCACCAATGCGGTGTTTCACTTCTGGCAGCGCGCGCGGATTCGGTACAATGTTCGCCCGTTGCTGCAAATAGGCCGCTTGCACCGGGCGGGGCGGGCGCTGCACCGGGCGGCCCTGCCCCTACGGCCGCTTCAGCAGCTGGCAGCGCCCCTGGCCCGGCTGGGGGCTATCGTACAACAAGTAGCTTTCTTTCAGGCGGAAGCCGAGTTGAATGGGGAGGCGGCCGGCCCCGCCTGGCTGGTGCTGGAACTGCTCAAGATGCTGCTGCTGCTCGACGTGCTGGTGTATGCCCGCTGCCAGATAGCCGTGCAGCAGCACGCGCCCGCGATTCGGACCATCTTTGAGGCGGTCGGCTACGTCGATTGCGCCCTGGCAGTGGCCAGCTTCCGCCAGCGCCACGCCACCTGCGTGCCGCACTTCGGGCCGGCCGCCGAGGGCATCCAGCTGCAAGCCGCCTACCACCCGCTGGTGCCGGGGTGCGTGCCCAACGACTTGACCCTGGCCGGGCAGGGCGTACTGCTCACCGGCTCGAACATGGCGGGCAAAACCACCTTTATGCGCACGCTGGGCGTGAATGCCCTGCTGGCCCAAACGGTAGCGACGTGCCCGGCCACCGCCTACCGCGCCCCTTTTTGCCGGGTGCTCACCAGTCTCAGCCTGGCCGACAGCCTGCCCACGGGCAAGAGCTACTACCTGGTCGAAGCCGAAACCATGCGGCAGTTATTGCTGGCCTGCGACGCGGCCCCCGGCAGCTACCTGCTGCTGCTGGACGAGCTATTCAAAGGCACGAATACGCAGGAGCGCATCGCCGCCAACAAGGCCGTGCTAGCCTACTTGCAGCCACGCGGCTGGGTCGTGGCGGCCACCCACGACGGGGAGCTGGGCGCGCTCTTGCAATCGTGCTTTGTCGAATACCATTTTTGCGAGACGGTTACGGAGGAAGACTGGTATTTCGACTTCCGCCTCAAAGCCGGTCCGCTGACCACGCGCAATGCCATTCGGTTGTTGGCGCGCCTGCACTACCCGGCGCAAGTGGTCGCCGACGCGCAGGCGCTCAGTGCCACGCTGGCCACGCGGGCGCAACTTGGCAGCACGCAACTGACCACGTCGGGGGAACTTGATTCTGTGGCTGATTCGACCAGATAG
- a CDS encoding outer membrane beta-barrel protein: protein MPKALLLIGLASVPLFCWAQETPQTKSAYVGAKLSMQTGQPFNAYSSSRFGPALTLGAQIKPRLALELSTAYMWRHDVYHGSYNTNVGLVMEDNDAYVHTFTLPVLVRATLTKSAGPWHVDALVGPTLLVYFTNRNYLQTTQGKTTRSETGSYAEHQVSLTFGPSVRYTLTPQVELVVDALANLNVSGFPYTLAAPISSQLSSHVLAGLHYRLKRKI from the coding sequence ATGCCTAAAGCCTTACTATTGATTGGCTTGGCCAGCGTGCCGCTGTTTTGCTGGGCGCAAGAAACGCCCCAAACAAAGAGTGCTTACGTAGGGGCAAAACTGTCTATGCAAACTGGTCAGCCCTTCAATGCTTATTCCAGCAGCCGGTTTGGCCCTGCTCTTACGCTGGGCGCTCAGATAAAGCCCCGGCTAGCGCTGGAATTGAGCACTGCGTACATGTGGCGACACGATGTGTATCACGGTTCCTACAATACCAATGTAGGGCTGGTAATGGAAGACAACGATGCGTATGTCCACACGTTCACTTTGCCCGTGCTGGTGCGCGCTACCCTGACCAAATCCGCCGGCCCTTGGCACGTAGACGCGCTGGTTGGGCCTACCCTGCTGGTTTACTTCACAAATCGCAATTATCTGCAAACCACCCAGGGAAAGACAACCCGCAGCGAAACTGGTAGCTACGCAGAACATCAAGTCAGCCTGACCTTCGGGCCTAGCGTGCGCTACACCCTGACGCCCCAAGTAGAACTCGTAGTCGATGCGCTAGCCAATCTGAACGTTTCTGGCTTTCCCTACACTTTAGCTGCGCCCATCAGTAGCCAGTTGTCCTCGCACGTACTAGCAGGACTACACTATCGCCTTAAACGTAAAATATAA
- a CDS encoding alpha/beta hydrolase, whose translation MKITLLLLALWLLAAVGPAAAQIDTTRARYYQPVFANVDVTSNVAYGSAPTFLGITQSLQMDIYQPAGDTVKRRPVIIFAHQGGFFLGSKTDAYMVAVCTRLARLGYVTASIEYRLGFPLTGLPVLTDTVGLAQAAIRGGQDLKAAVRFFRQDAATAKTYRVNPAYIAVGGSSAGAFAALEVGYLNKDSKVPAYVNIASLGGVEGQSGNPGYSSAPLAVLNLSGATQSPDYIEAGNAPLCSVHGTADMTVPYFQGKIGAGLPPKYVYGSGRLNPRATALGITNTLRTLKGAGHIPFETNAAYADTAFWTIRDFMRPLLRQTGTVLAARATAAGPQAQAYPTPATDAVQLNIPAAWRQLGEAQLLDMTGRVVRRLDPRPADLRLTRGALAAGVYSLRFPGQAPLRIVFE comes from the coding sequence ATGAAAATAACCTTACTCTTGCTGGCGCTGTGGCTGCTGGCCGCCGTGGGCCCCGCCGCCGCCCAAATCGATACCACCCGCGCCCGCTACTACCAGCCCGTATTTGCCAACGTGGACGTGACCAGCAATGTGGCCTACGGCTCGGCTCCCACTTTCCTCGGCATTACCCAGTCGCTGCAAATGGATATTTACCAGCCCGCCGGCGACACGGTGAAGCGGCGGCCGGTCATCATCTTTGCCCACCAGGGGGGCTTCTTCCTGGGTTCCAAAACCGACGCCTACATGGTGGCCGTCTGCACCCGGCTGGCCCGGCTGGGCTACGTTACGGCCAGCATTGAGTACCGGCTGGGCTTCCCGCTCACGGGCCTCCCGGTGCTCACCGACACGGTGGGCCTGGCGCAAGCCGCCATCCGGGGCGGCCAAGACCTGAAAGCGGCCGTGCGTTTCTTCCGCCAGGACGCGGCCACCGCCAAAACCTACCGCGTGAACCCCGCTTACATCGCCGTGGGCGGCTCGTCGGCCGGGGCCTTCGCGGCCCTCGAAGTTGGCTACCTGAACAAGGATAGTAAGGTGCCGGCCTACGTGAACATTGCCAGCCTGGGCGGTGTGGAAGGCCAGAGCGGCAACCCCGGCTACAGCAGCGCCCCGCTGGCCGTGCTCAACCTGAGCGGCGCCACCCAAAGCCCCGATTACATTGAGGCCGGCAACGCCCCGCTGTGCAGCGTGCACGGCACGGCCGACATGACGGTGCCCTACTTCCAGGGTAAAATCGGGGCGGGCCTACCGCCCAAGTACGTGTACGGCAGCGGCCGTCTGAATCCCCGCGCCACTGCCCTGGGCATCACCAACACGCTGCGCACCCTCAAGGGCGCTGGCCACATTCCCTTCGAAACCAACGCCGCCTACGCCGACACGGCGTTCTGGACGATACGCGACTTCATGCGGCCCCTGCTGCGGCAAACCGGCACCGTGCTGGCCGCCCGCGCCACCGCCGCGGGGCCCCAGGCCCAGGCCTACCCCACCCCCGCCACCGATGCCGTGCAGCTGAACATCCCCGCCGCCTGGCGCCAGCTCGGCGAAGCCCAATTGCTCGACATGACCGGCCGCGTAGTGCGCCGCCTCGACCCCCGCCCCGCCGACCTGCGCCTAACCCGTGGGGCCCTCGCGGCCGGCGTGTACTCGCTGCGCTTCCCCGGCCAGGCCCCGCTCCGCATCGTGTTCGAGTAG
- a CDS encoding O-acetylhomoserine aminocarboxypropyltransferase/cysteine synthase family protein, with the protein MSASLHFETLQIHAGQVPDPTTGSRAVPIYQTSSYVFKSAEHGANLFALKEFGNIYTRLMNPTTDVFEQRIAALEGGVAAVAVGSGMAAQFIALNNILKQGDNIVASSYLYGGTYNQFKVAFKRLGIEARFVDGDDADGFEKLIDENTRALYVETIGNPSFSVPDFERIAAVAHKHDIPLVVDNTFGAGGYLFQPLKHGASIVVESATKWIGGHGTSVGGVIVDGGTYDFGNGKYPQFTEPSEGYHGLVFNDVFGKNGPFGNIAFAIRARVEGLRDFGPAISPFNSFLLLQGLETLSLRVERTVENALKVAQWLEKQPEVAHVNYPGLASSPHHANAAKYLKRGFGGVLSFTLHGTKETAVALIDNLKLISHLANVGDAKTLIIQPSATTHQQMSEQEQLVAGVTPTLLRLSVGIEHIDDITADLAQALAAAIQAAPKGDAHTDESIPEPAAQHAQPLEV; encoded by the coding sequence ATGTCCGCTTCCCTGCACTTCGAAACCCTCCAAATCCACGCTGGCCAAGTACCCGACCCCACCACCGGCTCGCGCGCTGTGCCCATTTACCAAACCTCCAGCTACGTGTTCAAAAGCGCCGAGCACGGCGCTAATCTGTTTGCTCTGAAGGAGTTCGGCAACATCTACACCCGCCTGATGAACCCCACCACCGACGTATTCGAGCAGCGCATTGCGGCCCTCGAAGGCGGCGTGGCGGCCGTAGCCGTGGGCTCGGGCATGGCGGCGCAGTTCATTGCCCTGAACAACATCCTCAAGCAGGGTGACAACATCGTGGCCAGCTCCTACCTGTACGGCGGCACCTACAACCAGTTCAAGGTGGCCTTCAAGCGGTTGGGCATCGAGGCCCGCTTCGTGGACGGCGACGACGCCGACGGCTTTGAGAAGCTGATTGACGAGAACACCCGGGCCCTGTACGTGGAAACGATTGGCAACCCCAGCTTCAGCGTGCCTGATTTTGAGCGCATTGCGGCCGTGGCTCACAAGCACGATATTCCGCTGGTGGTCGATAACACGTTTGGCGCGGGCGGCTACCTGTTCCAGCCCCTCAAGCACGGCGCCAGCATCGTGGTGGAGTCGGCCACGAAGTGGATTGGCGGGCACGGTACCAGCGTGGGCGGCGTGATTGTGGACGGCGGCACCTACGACTTCGGCAACGGCAAGTACCCGCAGTTCACCGAGCCCAGCGAGGGCTACCACGGCCTGGTTTTCAACGACGTATTCGGCAAAAACGGGCCGTTTGGCAACATTGCTTTTGCCATCCGGGCCCGGGTGGAGGGCCTGCGCGACTTCGGCCCCGCCATCAGCCCGTTCAACTCCTTCCTGCTGCTGCAGGGCCTCGAAACCCTGAGCCTGCGCGTGGAGCGCACCGTGGAAAACGCCCTGAAAGTGGCCCAGTGGCTGGAAAAGCAGCCCGAAGTAGCCCACGTCAATTACCCCGGCCTGGCCAGCAGCCCCCACCACGCCAACGCGGCCAAGTACCTCAAGCGCGGCTTCGGCGGCGTGCTCTCCTTCACGCTGCACGGCACCAAGGAAACGGCCGTGGCCCTGATTGATAACCTCAAGCTCATCAGCCACCTGGCCAATGTGGGCGACGCCAAAACGCTGATCATTCAGCCCTCGGCCACCACGCATCAGCAGATGAGCGAGCAGGAGCAGCTGGTGGCCGGTGTGACGCCCACGCTGCTGCGCCTGTCGGTGGGCATCGAGCACATCGACGACATCACCGCCGACCTAGCCCAGGCCCTGGCCGCCGCCATCCAAGCCGCCCCTAAGGGCGACGCCCACACCGACGAATCCATTCCCGAGCCTGCGGCGCAGCACGCGCAGCCGCTGGAAGTATAA
- a CDS encoding S66 peptidase family protein — MPILFPPPLQAGQRVAIVAPARKVPPADLAGALETLAGWGLEVVLGASIGAESHQFAGDDDLRRRDFQQQLDDPSIRAIFCARGGYGTARIVDGLDFERFAQSPKWVAGFSDVTVLNCHLLRRGFASLHSPVPVLFNQPGGEEALESLRRALFGVPDAGLGAPAHPLNRPGTATGALVGGNLSLLHTLTGTGSQAGFAGRILFLEDLDEYLYHIDRMLLHLHRSGQLAGLAGLVVGHFSQMHDNAVPFGHTALEIINNYARLYDFPVGYGFAVGHEADNRALVVGRNVTLTVDASGSRLRY, encoded by the coding sequence ATGCCCATCCTTTTTCCGCCGCCGCTGCAAGCCGGCCAGCGCGTGGCCATCGTGGCCCCCGCCCGCAAAGTGCCGCCCGCCGACCTCGCCGGGGCCCTCGAAACCCTCGCCGGCTGGGGCCTGGAGGTGGTGCTGGGCGCGAGCATCGGGGCCGAAAGCCACCAGTTTGCCGGCGACGACGACCTGCGCCGCCGCGACTTCCAGCAGCAGCTAGACGACCCCAGCATCCGCGCCATCTTCTGCGCCCGCGGCGGCTACGGTACCGCCCGCATCGTGGACGGCCTTGATTTCGAGCGGTTTGCGCAAAGTCCGAAGTGGGTGGCCGGCTTCTCCGACGTCACCGTGCTCAACTGCCACTTGCTGCGCCGGGGCTTTGCCAGCCTGCACAGCCCGGTGCCGGTGCTATTCAACCAACCCGGTGGCGAAGAAGCGTTGGAAAGCCTGCGCCGCGCCCTGTTTGGCGTGCCCGATGCCGGCCTGGGGGCCCCGGCGCATCCGCTCAACCGGCCCGGCACGGCCACCGGGGCCCTGGTGGGCGGCAACCTGAGCCTACTGCACACGCTCACCGGCACGGGCTCGCAGGCCGGTTTTGCGGGCCGGATTTTGTTCCTGGAGGACCTGGACGAGTACCTCTACCACATCGACCGGATGCTGCTGCACCTGCACCGCAGCGGCCAGCTGGCGGGCCTGGCCGGCCTGGTGGTGGGCCACTTCTCGCAGATGCACGACAACGCCGTTCCCTTCGGCCATACAGCCCTGGAAATCATCAACAACTACGCCCGGCTGTACGATTTCCCGGTCGGCTACGGTTTCGCCGTGGGCCACGAGGCCGACAACAGGGCCCTGGTGGTGGGCCGCAACGTCACCCTGACGGTGGACGCCAGTGGTAGTCGGCTGAGGTATTAA
- a CDS encoding ABC transporter ATP-binding protein: protein MLRIEHLGKQFGPQVVALQDVSFQVQPGEIVALVGTSGCGKSTLLRIVAGLEAPSTGRVLIDGAPVAGPHPAVGFLFQEPRLLPWLTVRQNVEFGIAHLPAPERAERSAGALARVGLADFTGAWPRQLSGGMAQRAAIARALVARPNLLLLDEPFSALDPFTKMDLQEHLLSIWADDRPTLVLVTHDLEEALVLADRVVVLRSRPGRVHHTFAVELPRPRRRTAPAFQAQKQQLLEALGVAA, encoded by the coding sequence ATGCTGCGCATCGAGCACCTTGGCAAGCAGTTTGGGCCTCAGGTGGTGGCGTTGCAAGACGTTAGCTTCCAAGTGCAGCCCGGCGAAATCGTGGCCCTGGTGGGCACCAGCGGCTGCGGCAAAAGCACGCTGCTGCGCATCGTGGCCGGGCTGGAGGCGCCCAGCACCGGCCGCGTGCTGATTGACGGGGCCCCGGTGGCGGGGCCCCACCCGGCGGTGGGCTTTCTGTTCCAGGAGCCGCGGCTGTTGCCCTGGCTCACGGTGCGCCAGAACGTGGAATTCGGCATTGCCCACTTGCCCGCCCCCGAGCGCGCCGAGCGCAGCGCGGGGGCCCTGGCCCGGGTGGGCCTGGCCGATTTTACCGGGGCCTGGCCGCGGCAGCTTTCGGGCGGCATGGCGCAGCGGGCGGCCATTGCCCGGGCCCTGGTGGCGCGGCCGAACCTGCTGCTGCTCGACGAGCCCTTCAGTGCCCTCGATCCGTTCACGAAGATGGACTTACAGGAACACCTGCTCAGCATTTGGGCCGATGACCGCCCCACCCTCGTCCTCGTCACCCACGACCTGGAGGAAGCCCTCGTGCTGGCCGACCGCGTAGTGGTGCTGCGCAGCCGCCCCGGCCGCGTGCACCACACTTTCGCCGTGGAATTGCCACGCCCCCGCCGCCGCACCGCCCCCGCTTTCCAAGCCCAGAAGCAGCAATTGCTGGAGGCGCTGGGCGTAGCAGCGTAG
- a CDS encoding homoserine O-acetyltransferase family protein: MPEYIFELPDPFPLESGAALAGAHVAYRTWGQLNAARDNAVWVCHALTANADVLDWWPGLFGPGCFFDPADWFIVCANVLGSCYGSTSPLSPDPATSQPRYQAFPLLTVRDLAAAHEALRQELGLARIHTLIGGSLGGQQALEWAVAQPDVFDHLVVIATNARHSAWGIAFNEAQRLAIEADPTYHANEPGGGGEGLRAARAIALLSYRSYDAYATTQTEADDDPRLRDYRASTYQRYQGDKLVARFDAYSYVALSRAMDTHHLGRHRGGVPAALAAVRARTLVLGITSDVLFPVSEQRALAQGIAGALYIELGSIFGHDGFLLETVQIAQRLERFYAPALAQ, encoded by the coding sequence ATGCCCGAATACATTTTTGAATTGCCCGACCCGTTCCCCTTGGAAAGCGGCGCGGCGCTGGCCGGGGCCCACGTGGCGTACCGCACCTGGGGCCAGCTGAACGCAGCCCGCGACAACGCGGTGTGGGTGTGCCACGCCCTGACGGCCAACGCCGACGTGCTGGACTGGTGGCCGGGCTTGTTCGGGCCGGGCTGTTTTTTCGACCCCGCCGACTGGTTCATCGTGTGCGCCAACGTATTGGGCTCGTGCTACGGCAGCACCAGTCCGCTCAGCCCCGACCCAGCCACCAGCCAGCCGCGCTACCAGGCGTTCCCGCTGCTCACCGTCCGCGACCTGGCGGCGGCCCACGAGGCCCTGCGCCAAGAGCTGGGCCTGGCGCGCATCCACACCTTGATTGGCGGCTCGCTGGGCGGGCAGCAGGCCCTGGAGTGGGCCGTGGCGCAACCCGATGTGTTTGACCACCTGGTGGTTATTGCCACCAACGCCCGGCACTCGGCCTGGGGCATTGCCTTCAACGAGGCTCAGCGGCTGGCCATTGAGGCCGACCCTACCTACCATGCCAACGAGCCCGGCGGCGGCGGCGAGGGCCTGCGAGCCGCCCGCGCCATTGCCCTGCTCAGCTACCGGAGCTACGACGCCTACGCCACCACCCAAACCGAAGCCGACGACGACCCACGCCTGCGCGACTACCGCGCCAGCACCTACCAGCGCTACCAGGGCGACAAGCTGGTGGCCCGCTTCGATGCGTACAGCTACGTGGCGCTAAGCCGAGCTATGGACACCCACCACCTGGGCCGCCACCGCGGCGGCGTACCCGCGGCACTGGCCGCCGTACGGGCGCGCACGTTAGTGCTGGGCATCACATCCGACGTACTGTTCCCCGTCAGCGAGCAGCGGGCATTAGCCCAAGGCATTGCCGGGGCCCTGTACATCGAGCTGGGTTCGATCTTCGGGCACGACGGCTTTTTGCTGGAGACTGTGCAAATCGCGCAGCGGCTGGAACGGTTCTACGCGCCGGCCCTGGCGCAGTAG
- a CDS encoding ABC transporter permease has product MSDSTLALAPPVRTVAQLAARAPRRWQWPLGAVLPLVLLALWEMLARTGALPPNLLPAPSKVLGTIAELARTGELWPHLGLTLARVGAGFALGSLAATALGALTGYAPLARRLLDPLLQGVRNIPSLAWVPLFILWMGIYETSKVVLIAVGVFFPVYLGLMSGVQGVDRKLVEVGRMYRLSGLALVRRVFLPATLPAYLVGLRNGLGLGWMFVVAAEIMGANKGLGFLLVDGQMTGRPQTILASILLFAILGRTTDAGLVWLSRRLLRWQDTHGTNE; this is encoded by the coding sequence ATGTCCGACTCCACCCTTGCTTTAGCCCCGCCCGTCCGCACGGTAGCCCAGCTAGCGGCGCGCGCGCCACGGCGCTGGCAGTGGCCATTAGGCGCCGTGCTCCCGCTGGTCCTGCTGGCGCTGTGGGAAATGCTGGCCCGCACCGGGGCCCTGCCGCCCAACCTGCTACCCGCGCCGTCCAAAGTGCTGGGCACCATTGCCGAGCTGGCCCGTACTGGCGAGCTGTGGCCGCACCTGGGCCTGACGCTGGCGCGGGTGGGAGCGGGCTTCGCGCTGGGCAGTCTGGCAGCCACGGCGCTGGGGGCCCTCACGGGCTATGCGCCGCTGGCCCGCCGCCTGCTCGACCCGCTGCTGCAAGGTGTGCGCAACATCCCATCGCTGGCCTGGGTGCCGCTGTTCATCCTTTGGATGGGCATCTACGAAACCTCGAAAGTGGTGCTGATTGCCGTAGGCGTATTTTTCCCGGTGTATCTGGGGCTGATGAGCGGCGTCCAGGGCGTAGACCGCAAGCTGGTGGAGGTGGGCCGTATGTACCGGCTTTCGGGGCTGGCGCTGGTGCGGCGGGTGTTTCTGCCGGCCACGCTGCCGGCCTACCTGGTGGGCCTGCGCAACGGCCTCGGCCTGGGCTGGATGTTCGTGGTAGCCGCCGAAATAATGGGCGCTAACAAAGGCCTGGGCTTCCTGCTAGTGGACGGCCAGATGACCGGCCGGCCCCAAACCATCCTGGCCAGCATCCTGCTCTTCGCCATCCTGGGCCGCACCACCGATGCCGGCCTGGTGTGGCTCAGCCGCCGCCTGCTGCGCTGGCAAGACACACACGGGACCAATGAGTGA
- a CDS encoding M28 family peptidase, which produces MRFLRLPLAALAGLLLLTACPSKTPDAGTDAGAPEAALPKAPVFNADSAYAFTAKQVAFGPRVPNSKAHIACGDWLVAKLKGYKLKVLQQPFDAMTFDGTNIHGRNIIAQFQPQAARRVAIFGHWDTRPFADADKVHKNAPMDGASDGASAVAVALEMARVLSLQPDSLAPAVGVDFILFDAEDWGYETTTQADLKDQLEESATTSSWCLGSQYWAAHLLPAGYKAEYGVLLDMVGAKGGTFTREGTSRENALGPLNKIWNTAARLGYSDYFRYQDTGSITDDHVFANKAGVPTIDIYHYNNSVDIFPAYHHTTADNMSIIDRKTLKAVGQTMLQTLYVD; this is translated from the coding sequence ATGCGTTTCCTTCGCCTTCCCCTGGCCGCTTTGGCGGGCCTGCTGCTGCTCACCGCCTGCCCCAGCAAAACCCCCGACGCCGGCACCGACGCCGGGGCCCCCGAGGCCGCGCTGCCCAAGGCGCCGGTATTTAACGCCGATTCGGCCTACGCCTTCACGGCCAAGCAGGTGGCGTTTGGGCCCCGGGTACCCAACTCGAAGGCCCACATTGCCTGCGGCGACTGGCTGGTGGCCAAGCTCAAAGGCTACAAGCTGAAGGTGTTGCAGCAGCCGTTTGATGCCATGACGTTTGATGGTACCAACATCCACGGCCGCAACATCATCGCCCAGTTCCAGCCGCAAGCCGCGCGCCGGGTGGCTATCTTCGGCCACTGGGATACCCGCCCGTTTGCCGACGCCGACAAGGTGCACAAGAACGCGCCGATGGACGGGGCCTCCGACGGGGCCAGCGCTGTGGCCGTGGCCCTGGAAATGGCCCGCGTGCTCAGCCTCCAGCCCGACAGCCTGGCGCCCGCCGTGGGCGTCGATTTCATCCTCTTCGACGCCGAGGACTGGGGCTACGAAACCACTACCCAGGCCGACCTGAAGGACCAGCTGGAGGAAAGCGCCACCACCTCGTCGTGGTGTCTGGGCTCGCAGTACTGGGCCGCCCACCTACTGCCCGCCGGCTACAAGGCCGAGTATGGCGTGCTGCTCGACATGGTGGGCGCTAAGGGCGGCACCTTCACCCGCGAGGGCACCTCGCGCGAAAACGCCCTGGGGCCCCTGAACAAAATCTGGAACACGGCCGCCCGCCTCGGCTACTCCGATTATTTCCGCTACCAGGATACCGGCAGCATCACCGATGACCACGTATTTGCCAACAAAGCCGGTGTGCCTACTATCGACATCTACCACTACAATAATAGCGTCGACATCTTCCCCGCCTACCACCACACCACCGCCGACAATATGAGCATCATCGACCGCAAAACCCTGAAAGCGGTGGGCCAAACGATGCTGCAAACCCTGTACGTGGACTGA
- a CDS encoding aliphatic sulfonate ABC transporter substrate-binding protein: MSFLFLSARRGPQVLLCVALALGGLLTGCGSGSNSAGTAAAPETVRLDYAYYNPLSLVLKQQGWLEKDLAKQNVKVEWVLSQGSNKALEFLNGSSLDFGSAAGAAALVARANGNPLKAVYIFSKPEWTALVVGPKSTITTVAGLRGKRVAATKGTDPYIFLLRALDQAGMSEKDIELIPLQHPDGRAALEKGDVDAWAGLDPHMAKAELESGARLLYRNPEFNSYGVLNVREAFAKDHPALVGAVLRAYEQARAWARQHPAELQQTLATAAKLSPAVAAKQLARTDFAVNGFGAPQLATIAAAGDVLKKTGTIEAGVDVAQTLKALVDPQFVNKLPAAPVAAR; this comes from the coding sequence ATGAGCTTCCTTTTCTTATCGGCCCGCCGTGGGCCGCAGGTCCTCTTGTGCGTAGCGCTGGCTTTGGGCGGGCTACTAACCGGCTGTGGCAGCGGCAGTAACAGCGCCGGCACCGCCGCTGCGCCCGAAACTGTACGCCTCGACTACGCCTACTACAACCCGCTCAGCCTCGTGCTGAAACAGCAGGGATGGCTGGAGAAAGACCTCGCCAAGCAGAACGTCAAGGTGGAGTGGGTGCTAAGCCAGGGTAGCAACAAAGCCCTGGAATTCCTCAACGGCAGCAGCCTCGACTTTGGCTCGGCAGCCGGGGCGGCGGCCCTGGTGGCCCGCGCCAACGGCAACCCGCTCAAGGCCGTTTACATCTTCTCGAAGCCCGAGTGGACGGCGTTAGTGGTGGGGCCCAAGTCGACCATTACCACGGTGGCCGGCCTGCGGGGCAAGCGCGTGGCGGCCACCAAAGGCACTGACCCTTACATTTTTCTGCTGCGCGCCCTCGACCAGGCCGGGATGAGCGAGAAAGACATCGAGCTGATTCCGCTGCAACATCCCGACGGGCGGGCCGCCCTCGAAAAAGGCGACGTGGACGCCTGGGCCGGCCTCGACCCACACATGGCCAAGGCCGAGCTGGAATCGGGCGCCAGGCTCCTCTACCGCAATCCCGAGTTCAACAGCTACGGCGTACTGAACGTCCGCGAAGCCTTTGCCAAAGACCACCCGGCCTTGGTGGGCGCCGTGCTACGCGCCTACGAGCAGGCCCGCGCCTGGGCCCGCCAGCACCCCGCCGAACTACAGCAAACCCTGGCCACCGCGGCCAAGCTGAGCCCGGCCGTAGCCGCCAAGCAGCTGGCCCGCACCGACTTCGCCGTCAATGGCTTCGGGGCCCCGCAGCTGGCTACCATCGCGGCAGCCGGTGACGTGCTCAAGAAAACCGGAACCATCGAAGCCGGCGTGGACGTGGCCCAAACCCTGAAGGCGCTGGTCGATCCGCAATTTGTGAACAAGCTACCCGCCGCGCCCGTGGCGGCCCGCTAG